The Glandiceps talaboti chromosome 19, keGlaTala1.1, whole genome shotgun sequence genome contains a region encoding:
- the LOC144450012 gene encoding uncharacterized protein LOC144450012 — MNFTTKKSFSEQQIKWQITPQQIRPRATYTFVNLAFILSGGILPEIDAQVLGIKDNTFTITDPSTYTIGVGSRVNITFSIGLTNPNPFAKNVPSIELYLSDDTSLTTVSDSFFVFSSEITSDGHLSQITVAANADGSTPTTGLMARVTADAGQCTSYRYLCVDLFDDIACVDISSNIDCKVLGIKDGSFIVTAPSPYTLGVRDYVEITFSIGITNDNTDAVRATGAYLKIHDAHHFPLL, encoded by the exons atgaatTTTACAACAAAGAAAAGTTTTAGTGAACAGCAAATAAAATGGCAGATAACGCCGCAACAGATTCGACCAAG GGCTACATATACGTTCGTCAACTTGGCTTTTATATTGTCCGGTGGCATATTGCCAGAGATAGATGCACAAG TTCTAGGGATAAAGGACAACACCTTCACAATAACAGATCCTTCAACTTACACTATTGGTGTCGGTTCTAGGGTTAACATCACGTTTTCCATCGGACTTACCAATCCCAATCCTTTTGCCAAAAATGTTCCTTCTATCGAACTTTATCTCTCCGACGACACATCCTTAACGACGGTGTCCGACAGCTTTTTTGTATTCTCATCCGAAATTACATCTGATGGGCACCTATCACAAATAACTGTGGCTGCTAACGCCGATGGTAGTACACCCACTACTGGTCTAATGGCACGTGTTACAGCAGATGCAGGACAGTGTACTAGCTATCGATACCTGTGTGTAGACCTATTCGACGATATAGCCTGTGTTGATATCAGTTCTAATATTGATTGTAAAG TTCTAGGTATAAAAGATGGCAGCTTCATAGTCACAGCTCCATCTCCTTACACGTTAGGTGTACGTGATTATGTAGAGATTACATTCTCCATTGGAATCACAAATGACAACACAGATGCTGTACGTGCCACAGGGGCCTACTTAAAGATACACGATG CTCACCATTTCCCATTACTGTGA
- the LOC144450198 gene encoding uncharacterized protein LOC144450198 — MASVTLPPLKRTNDGGVNDQSIFPVITTPVMGVTMKTVGKTWRKEKNKSCSRCQETGTPSQYLGRCFFQGCGGEDNGGHVLSIIIHDLQLAGKRETKKSCPFTTEYCNNYQRCSQTV; from the exons ATGGCCTCAGTGACCTTGCCACCTCTGAAGAGGACCAATGACGGAG GCGTAAATGACCAAAGCATTTTCCCAGTGATCACGACTCCAGTGATGGGGGTGACGATGAAGACGGTAGGAAAGACTTGgaggaaagaaaaaaacaaaagctGTTCAAGGTGTCAGGAAACAG GTACGCCATCTCAGTACCTTGGGAGGTGTTTCTTCCAAGGATGTGGTGGAGAGGATAATGGTGGCCATGTTCTCTCAATCATTATCCACGATCTACAACTGGCTGGGAAAAGGGAAACTAAAAAATCATGCCCTTTCACAACTGAGTATTGCAACAATTATCAAAG ATGCAGCCAAACAGTCTAA